The DNA window TCCCCCAATCCatcattctcattctcattcccAACTCTTCATCTCTTTGCGCCTTCAACTGTGATACCCAATTCCATACTCCTCGACCTTTAGCTTTACTACGCTCAGCTTCTATCATATCAACCTCGTATAATCAGCAACCAATATGACTCTCACCGATGAAGAGCTCGACCGCGACTGGCAGCCCAGTGGCCGTCGCCCTCAATCGTCCGTATCCCCCTATACTCACCTCAATTGAAGACGCCCGTCATGTCGTCTACAAAATCAATGTGATCGCGAGCCAAGACCTAACATCCCTCTTTCGTATAGTACCATCGCCCGCTCTTTTAGTGCAGAGTTGATGGACATCTTCCGCATCGAGAACTCGCTCACCGATCTGGATCAGCAAGTCCACGATAAGTTGGTCTACCACTTGCTCACCGTTTTACGCCAGAAACCTTGCATCTAACCGCATTTCACCTTGTTCAGGAAGCAAACAGTCGACAAGAACACCGAAGAACTCGCCTCTCTCGAAGCCCGCATCCGCGAAATGGAAGACCGCCTACGTCGCTCTGTAGGCACCACCCAGCAGCGCTCTCCTCTGCCACAGGTCCAGACACAGAACACCAACCAGTCCCagactcagcagcagccaagctCCCTTGATGCTCCCACGGACGACTCCAAGGCTCGCTCACGACCGGGAACAGCCCGCgcttctcagcaagctccCTCCTCGGGCAACATGCCCCCGACCCCGGGTGCCAGTGAAGGTGAATACTACGTCGTCACCCGCGATGACTTGCAAGACGGCCCGCGCTGACGAATATTTttgactttttataaagacGGAGACCATGAATAAAGCAATCTGACCTTTTTTGCTGCTCCCTTTCTCTCCATGAACCATTCAATTCTATCGAGGGCCAACTCTCTCTCATCACCGCCAGTCAGCCTCTTACAAGAGAAGATGCCGCCCCTCATGAGCTAGTGGACGGTAGCGGGCGTGGAGAGCCAACGGCTGAGCTGCATGCAACCCTTGGCCAGACCGCAATTCGCACTCCAGCCCGACCGTTCATCTTTATGGGGAACATGTTTCAAAACTGACTCGGCGCAACCCTCGACGACTGGCCAGTTCACTGTTTCGAAGAAAGCCACGAATTGCAGCCGAGGCGCATTAATAACGTCAAACGCCCTCgactatttttattattaacaaTGTTTTTCGGTTGCTGGAGGAGTTTTCAGGAGCCCGGGGGAAATCAACGGCGCATCCCCAGCCTGAAGTCCCCCCTTCCCCCCCTTTTTTTGTCGTTCGCTACCAAGATTCCCGGCGTTCATAGAGGCAGCATTTGCAACATCattttactattattttcATCCTCTCGCTTCAACTGTTGCGTCAGGCTGCTGCATATTGTTTATGGGAGGATAGCGTCCACGTCCACGTCTGAGTCTAGCATGGGGGGTAGTGGATTGGATGGACTGGACCGGGGACTGTTTGTATGAGTTGAGATGAGACGGAATGAATAGGACGGGAATGTATTTGGATGGACTGGTATGCATGTCAATTGATAGCAAGTGCATCAACTGTGCCTCAATCGACTTGAATTCACGGCCGGAATAATGAGGTTTATATGTATCTTTTCCAGTTACGGCATGGGTGGAAATATACGGGTAATCCTTCACCTTGTCACTTGAACAATGCCTCGCTTCTACCCTTGAGTTCTGATATGGCTTTGATTTTATTACACATGAatggctctggctcttctcatcttACAAAGCATCACAATAGCCGACCTATATCGACAGCTCCAGAATTACATATCGACATGCTTTAAAATGCCGAACGCGAAACCCACGCCACCACAACCATGACCATGCCCACAACCACTACCaatcatcgacatcatcaagatccttgTTGGCAAACCCAACTTTGTTGTTCTCGAGATCGAATGCGACATACAAGGCCTTGAGCGCAATATCACCAATGATGGTAACACCCAAGCTCTCTGCACTCTGCAAACCGCCCCAGCAGTAGTCTGAATCGTTGTCGGTTGTGCTGTAGCTGAGGTACGGTCCAGGAATCCTCAGAACGTGCTCTGTGCCTGGCACCTTGAACATCAAGTCTGGAAGATCGTTGGAAAACTTGCAAGGAAACGTGAACGAGTCGCCGAGACGAGGATCTACACGCATGTCTGGAACGTCGTACCAGTACATACTGGCCAGATCCCCGGGCAAAAACAGCAGTGTAGTTCCCGTGTCGATAGTAGCCTCGAAAGTGTGAGCCATCCAGACTTGACGAAGACCGGTCCAGGCTGTAGTGTCGAATGTGACATCCCAATGGGGGCTATCCTCCCGTGTGGCCATCCATGAAATGTTGTCCTTGGCTCGATTCTCATCAATGTAACCGAAATCGAAGCGACCTGTCGCATTTCGACGCATATCAACGGTAAAGACTGGATCAGCCAGTAGAGGACGAAGTTTATCAAGGAGAGACGGAGTCGGAGGATCGATGTTGCTAGGAAGAGACTTGGCAAGGCCCAAGATGCCTGTGAGTTCAGTTTCACGCTCGAAGCGAGGAGCAACGATCTGAGCAGACTGAATAGCTGTGTTGTTGAGTTCAAAGTCTCCCAAGCGGACAGTATCGAGGTAGACGATGCCATTAGCATGAGTTCCGTCGACTATCAAAGAGGTCAGCACAACATGTCCCCACGGTATGAAACGAGAGATAATTCTCACCGTACTCAACTTCCCATTCGGCATCGCGAAGTCGGCGAGATGTCTTGGAAGAGTTGGGCTTGTAACGAGGAGCCCAAGGACCTTCAGGGTTGGCTCGATAGATTGTGTCTGTAGATTGCACCCACCCGAAGTGGAAGTCAGCATAAATCGCTGGTATCTAAGGGCATGTTTCTCACAAGTCTGCAGAGCCAGTGTCGAGGGCCATCTTGAGAGTCTGAGGCGGATTTCCAACTTTGACATCGGCGATGTAGATTTCATCTGCTCCGAGGGGCTTCACATCGACACGGCCATCTGCAAAATGGTTAGTGTGTGAATGGACGACAAGTATTAGAGTTAATACCGTCATCAAGAAGTGAGAAAGCAGACAAAGTCTCTGGAGAGACACCCTTCCCCCATTTCTGGTGAGCTGCGACCCATTCTCGAACGAAATCGGGCTTGGAGTTTGAGTTCTTGGTAGCTTCGAGAGAAAAGCCTTTGCGACCCTTGTGCTGGGGGGtggcagcagaagcagcagcagaagcagaagcagaagcagaagcagaagcagaagcaacgCTGACTACCAACAGCACGGCAAGAAAGGCGAGGCTTCTCATGATTCAGATTGGAGGAGGCGAGTCGAGGTTGGTCAAGAGGCTGAAGGATGATAGAGGAATAGGtagtcgagaagaagaaactaAGGTACGGGATAAACGAGAATGTAATACACAGGAAGGTGTAACTGGGGGAGAGATTGACGAAGGAAACATAGAAAGAAGGAGGGAAAACTGGAACttgatacctacctacctaaggtaaggtGCCTAGACAGGGCCAGTGAATCATCTAAATACCAGACCCAGAGAGAGCCTGGGACGGAGGTGCTACAGTTGGTTGCcttaaggtacctacctaccttagtacctcACAGCTATCAATGGGCACTGCTGGACACTTTCTCGGCCAAGACAGTCTAGCTCGCAACGTCTCATTCGAGTAGTAGAAGCCGAGACCCCTATATCACCAACCTCCATATCTAGGCCCTCGGCCCACGCTTTGTAACACCCAAAGGCCACTCACTCGCCGTAGACGAGCCCATCACCTCGCGCCGACCATTGCACAACCTCTTGTAATCGGGTCGTTTTTCTCGCCTACAGCTCCAGCCGGGGACAAACACGGGAACCTGCAACTGCGATGTAACAATGCATGAATATCCAATCCACGTCTCTGGGAGCAAACAATCAACGACGGCACATTAGATACTCCATCCTGAAAAGACAGATACGGGGGCACCTGTACTCGACTTGGGTCATGAGATTGGCTCACAAGACCATGAGGATGAGTAACCATACTACCAAGCTACCTTAGTACTTAGGGAGCTagacatggacatggacGTGGAACGGGTAGAGACAGCAAAGGTCACGATATAATGCTTCGTTACTCGCGGATCCGTTGACCAATATATCTAAGCGATACGGCCCGTGAAACAGGACCGACATACTAAACATCTCACATTCCGATCCCGTTCATCATTCATTGGTGAGAAATCCATATGTCCATCCTCATGGTATTCTACTTCATATGGTAGGTATAGTCAGAGTCAGATATTCTATCGTTCGTCATCTGACCCGGTATCAAATAATCAATCAAGATGCGTGCGTATCAACAACCAGCTccaccttcttctttttcgttataagaaagcaaagatcaAAAGTCAATACGGCATCGTCTATAGTTCGTCGTgagtctgcttcttctctccctcgctcttcttgttcttctcattcttctcgttctccttcttcatgtCGTTGAGCAACTTCTCGAGCTGCTCCTTATCAATCTCGCCGTCCTTCATGAAGTCCTCGGCGTTAAGCTGCACTGTCTCCTGTGACGCCTCTCCGCTTGTCGTCTTGCTctttttgctcttcttcttagcctccttggcagccttcttggcctgtcggttcttctctt is part of the Fusarium fujikuroi IMI 58289 draft genome, chromosome FFUJ_chr07 genome and encodes:
- a CDS encoding related to aspartic proteinase precursor; its protein translation is MRSLAFLAVLLVVSVASASASASASASAAASAATPQHKGRKGFSLEATKNSNSKPDFVREWVAAHQKWGKGVSPETLSAFSLLDDDGRVDVKPLGADEIYIADVKIPAIYADFHFGWVQSTDTIYRANPEGPWAPRYKPNSSKTSRRLRDAEWEVEYVDGTHANGIVYLDTVRLGDFELNNTAIQSAQIVAPRFERETELTGILGLAKSLPSNIDPPTPSLLDKLRPLLADPVFTVDMRRNATGRFDFGYIDENRAKDNISWMATREDSPHWDVTFDTTAWTGLRQVWMAHTFEATIDTGTTLLFLPGDLASMYWYDVPDMRVDPRLGDSFTFPCKFSNDLPDLMFKVPGTEHVLRIPGPYLSYSTTDNDSDYCWGGLQSAESLGVTIIGDIALKALYVAFDLENNKVGFANKDLDDVDDW